AACACAACAGCAATAATTCTAATTCCGAGTACTCGTATGTTGGTAGGAGAACAGAATATTAGGTGTGCACATGATATGATAATTCCAATTGAGAGTACGCAAATGTCAGCACTAAAACAGGATATTAGGTGTGCACATCACATGCCTATGAAATAGACACAAGAGGATTGTTGTTTGGACATCAGGTCAAGCAAAGCCAGTATAAAATGCATGTAAGTCATACATGCAACGGGAAATACCCTTCAGTTCCTgggtgtatatacaccctatatgaGATTATTATTTTAATAAATACAAAAAGGTCAAAAAAGTTTAGAAGTTTTTTTGGAACAAACTTGACACTCTTTTGCACTAGTATTAAATTTCTGCGAACAAAAACCCAGCGTTGACTTCAGGGCAAGAAAACAaaattatttgctattataggtcactattcacactattctTGCCGAAACTTTTGTTTTTTCTGAAAAGAAGTCAAAAGGTTTTTATCCTTTTATGGAATTTTTCTTATAAGTACAATAGAAGGTCAACTTTAATTCAAAAATATTTACAGATTTTTTCACTTCTTATTTAATTACTAATATTGTTTTcccatatagggtgtatatacacccATAGACCAAAAGTTCCCCTACCACATGCAACCAAAAAATTTGCTCAGGAACATCACAAGTAAAAAAATGATATTATCTTATGAAAACAAGTCAAAAAATATATTATCTTATGAATTGATTTATCGTGTAGTAACCTGCAGTCTCTCAGATATGCCAGTTAGTTTGAAGGTAACTTCATTGGAAATCTCTCCAGTGGAGGTCCGGTGGTCAAACCGGTCAGCACACCTGAGCTTCAACCTTAAGGTTTTATTCCTGAAAGCACTATAGCTTGTATGCCACACCCCAACTATGCTGAACCTCTCACCAATCGACTCATTCCCAAGTGGCCATTTAAGTCCCCCTTTGGCATCAGGATCAACAATAGCTGAAGACACTAAGCTCTTTATGGCATTTTCCACTTCAGGCTGCAAGTGATATCAGATGAGCCTGCAGCAGATAAGATCATAACAGAAAGGCTCAAGGTAGTTCTAATATGAACTCACGTCTATGTTCTTCAGGATCCTTTTTGTACGCAACATCAACCTTAAATCAAAATCTTTGGACAGGCAGGATATGTCCTCCACCAGCTGCCGTATCTGGTTCAATTCAACCTGCACGAGAAGTAACAGTGGAGACTAATGAGAAAGAAAACCATTGTTAGCTGGCGGCTTGTAATGAATAGTATATCTGAGCAATTTAGCACAAGCCACAGTATGTGGGTAACGTATTATAACCTAACCAACTGGCCTTATACATGGTATAAATGAAATTTTGCACATCTCCTCACCTATCTAAGGGAAAATGTTATGCCCAACAGTATCAGCAGTAGAATGAAAAGAAACAAGGCAAAAAAGAATAATAATCGCATCGACTATAGCCTACATCTGCCAGTGAAACAATCTCGATTCAACTCATTTCAAGCAAACATAGTTGCTTTTCCATAACAATGCTGTCACACTGAGTTTTATTGCTGCAGTTTTTTGAGTTAAAAAACATACTGAGTTCAGAGCTATTTGTCCAAGTTATAGACCACAAACAAGAGACACGGCTGCTTTAGAGAAAGAAGGAAACACCGCCCACTTGAGTGGCAATCAGAAGACCACATACAGTGGTACGCATATAGTGAATGATATTGTGTATACAAACTGATTATATTTACACATTCCTTCATCTGAATTGCCCAAAAAATCCTTTGAACAAAGACAAGCATGATAATTGATGGCTAAATGTTAGCAGCATGCATCGTCTCAATGAATACCAACTTATAGATTACTTATCTCGACAGTCTTGGGTTCTTAATTGTCAAGCGTAAAAGAACAAAACTATGCACAATATTCCCAATATTTCATACTGTGTTAGCGCTAAACGTTAACTGTCACGCTGAGTTCTGAAAACCAAAAGAAAGGACAGAAATGTATGCAGACCTTGTGGATCACAAGCTTCCCATCCTCTTGCACAGTGCATTTGCAAGACATCGTCGTATCACTTCGCTGCTTGTCAAACACCTATCGGGTATTTACAGGCCCCAAAGTCAGTTCACACTCATCTGAAAAATAACCAGCTATAACTCTGAAACTGTTAGGACGTCCAAACCTTGACATGGTAGTGCTTTTTTGATGAATCGAACTTCAGATCGGTCAGCTTCCCAATATACATCCCAATCTCATCCACACACTTGCCAGGCAAATTCGTATAGAACGACTTACGGACCTGGCTCTTCAATCCTTCTGCCCCTGCTTTTGCTGCGTCGCGAACAGAGTCCAGGGAGACGGGTCCGCCGCTAGGTCCGCTACACAACATCACCCAGAGAAAGCAGCTC
Above is a window of Triticum aestivum cultivar Chinese Spring chromosome 6B, IWGSC CS RefSeq v2.1, whole genome shotgun sequence DNA encoding:
- the LOC123136475 gene encoding uncharacterized protein, encoding MVYLPPHRRHSSSSEPAPTPFPPISSLQSLSISSPRGRGRHHLRPSNNKIIHTAGCVSRWSPIPPFPLGSDDAESFRLVPFPCDPIERETGAKPLVLALSSPKNSSDSAEAAVAAIVERFLPDLLAAAERARATAHDAPTEDEEVKLSLVARVGKVLFQPGPSGGPVSLDSVRDAAKAGAEGLKSQVRKSFYTNLPGKCVDEIGMYIGKLTDLKFDSSKKHYHVKVFDKQRSDTTMSCKCTVQEDGKLVIHKVELNQIRQLVEDISCLSKDFDLRLMLRTKRILKNIDPEVENAIKSLVSSAIVDPDAKGGLKWPLGNESIGERFSIVGVWHTSYSAFRNKTLRLKLRCADRFDHRTSTGEISNEVTFKLTGISERLQDGNEEVDTLKGMLESVVQMIWDIVLSYKI